The following are encoded together in the Peromyscus leucopus breed LL Stock chromosome 1, UCI_PerLeu_2.1, whole genome shotgun sequence genome:
- the LOC114686437 gene encoding vomeronasal type-2 receptor 116-like produces the protein MLSLIFVFLVLKPALILCSLTDPVCFFRVKDKENPEGDKDIDCSFFIYTEHGNMKNDYFSGNLDKQMTPKNVHLIFSLYFAMEEINRNRLILPNISLLVNIKCNMMEEKNKYGLSPKRSENFPNYYCKNQRKYLIVLTGPTWGVSANFGPFQYMSRTPELYYGYFQPLLNVHEQFPHLYQMSPKDTSLPLAMVSLLVHFRWNWVGVIVSDEDHGLQFLSELREEMQRNIVCLAFVSIIIHGNLSFLKMAEKYFNQIMMSSARVVIVYGDKDSTVQLNFILWKSVTFNRIWVSMSQFDRITIKGDFLLNSPHGTLIYSHQNSEISGFKQFMQRVHPSNYSNEISLVRLWWIYFNCSLSSSNCKKLKNCSTTNLLNWLFRHQFGMSMSDSSYNLYNAVYAVAHSLHEMLLQQVDIWSENAGKGLELDSWKIFSYLKNIQFVNTPGDLVNMNQKTKQDTEYDIFYITDFNHFGLKVKIGKFSGHFPSNQQLYISDEMIEWATDLRQIPPSVCSRPCSLGHRKSPQKGKAVCCFDCNPCPDNKISNMTNMDDCVKCRDDQYSNAKRTHCLKKVVTFLAYEDPLGMCLVGLALCFSSLTAIVLAIFLKHQDTPIVKANNRVLTYVLLISLIFCFLCPLLYIGHPHVATCILQQTTFSVIFTVAASSVLAKTITVVLAFKVTVPDRRMRWFLASGAPNFIIPICTVFQLIICGIWMGTSPPFVDEDVHAEHGHILIVCNKGSVIAFYCVLGYLGSLSLASFTVAFLARNLPDTFNEAKFLTFSMMLFCSVWITFLPVYQSTKGKATVAVEIFCILASSAGLLFCIFAPKCYIILFKPQENSFHKITKTHSKNENIH, from the exons ATGTTGTCTTTGATCTTTGTCTTCCTGGTCCTGAAGCCTGCCTTAATTCTCTGCAGTTTGACTGACCCTGTGTGCTTTTTCAGAGTAAAAGACAAGGAAAACCCAGAAGGAGATAAAGACATtgattgttcctttttcatttataCAGAACATGGAAACATGAAAAATGATTATTTCAGTGGGAATCTTGATAAGCA GATGACACCAAAGAATGTCCACttgattttctctctttattttgccatggaagaaatcaataggAACCGTCTTATTTTACCAAACATTTCTCTGCTAGTTAACATCAAATGTAACATGATGGAGGAGAAGAATAAATATGGTCTATCTCCAAAAAGAAGTGAAAACTTTCCTAACTACTACtgcaaaaatcagagaaaatatttaattgtacttacaggacccacatggggaGTTTCTGCAAATTTTGGACCATTCCAGTACATGTCTAGAACTCCAGAG CTCTACTATGGTTATTTTCAACCTCTCCTGAATGTCCATGAACAATTTCCTCATCTCTACCAGATGTCTCCCAAGGACACATCTCTACCACTAGCCATGGTGTCCCTACTGGTTCACTTCAGATGGAACTGGGTGGGAGTAATCGTTTCAGATGAAGACCATGGACTTCAGTTTCTTTCTGAATTGAGAGAGGAGATGCAAAGGAACATTGTCTGTTTAGCATTTGTGAGTATTATCATCCATGGAAATTTGTCATTCCTTAAAATGGCTGAGAAGTACTTTAACCAGatcatgatgtcttcagcaagagTTGTGATTGTTTATGGAGACAAAGACTCTACTGTTCAATTGAACTTTATACTATGGAAATCTGTAACATTTAACAGAATCTGGGTCAGTATGTCACAATTTGATAGAATCACAATTAAAGGAGATTTCTTGCTTAACTCACCCCATGGAACTCTCATTTATTCACATCAGAATTCTGAGATATCTGGTTTTAAACAATTTATGCAAAGAGTGCACCCTtcaaattacagtaatgaaattTCATTGGTTAGACTATGgtggatttattttaattgttctttgtCATCATCTAATTGTAAGAAACTGAAAAATTGTTCTACCACAAATTTATTAAACTGGTTGTTTAGGCACCAGTTTGGAATGTCCATGAGTGACTCAAGTTATAACTTATACAATGCTGTGTATGCTGTGGCCCACTCACTCCATGAGATGCTTCTGCAACAAGTAGACATATGgtcagagaatgctgggaaaggaCTGGAATTGGACTCATGGAAG atattttcttatttgaagAACATACAATTTGTTAATACTCCTGGAGATCTGGTGAATATgaaccaaaagacaaaacaggATACAGAGTATGACATTTTCTATATCACAGATTTTAACCACTTTGGACTTAAAGTGAAAATAGGAAAGTTTTCTGGACATTTTCCAAGCAATCAACAATTGTACATATCTGATGAAATGATAGAGTGGGCCACAGATTTAAGACAG ATTCCACCTTCTGTATGCAGTAGACCCTGCAGTCTAGGACACAGAAAATCCCCTCAGAAAGGGAAGGCTGTCTGTTGTTTTGATTGTAATCCATGTCCAGACAATAAAATTTCCAACATGACAA ACATGGACGATTGTGTGAAGTGTCGAGATGATCAGTACAGCAATGCAAAACGAACTCACTGCCTCAAAAAAGTTGTGACCTTTCTCGCTTATGAAGACCCCTTGGGAATGTGTCTGGTtggcttggctctgtgtttctcttctcttaCAGCTATTGTACTAGCTATCTTTTTGAAACATCAAGATACACCCATAGTTAAGGCCAATAACCGAGTTCTCACCTATGtcctcctcatctccctcatattttgttttctctgtcccttGCTCTATATTGGCCATCCCCATGTGGCCACCTGTATCTTGCAGCAGACAacattttcagttattttcaCTGTGGCAGCATCTTCTGTCTTGGCTAAGACAATTACTGTGGTACTAGCATTCAAAGTCACTGTTCCagatagaagaatgagatggTTCCTGGCATCAGGTGCACCTAACTTCATCATTCCCATCTGCACTGTATTCCAACTGATTATTTGTGGAATCTGGATGGGAACTTCTCCTCCATTTGTTGATGAGGATGTACATGCTGAACATGGCCATATTTTGATTGTCTGCAACAAAGGTTCAGTTATTGCCTTCTACTGTGTCCTGGGATATTTGGGCTCACTTTCCCTGGCAAGCTTTACTGTAGCTTTCCTGGCCAGAAAtctgcctgacacattcaatgaagccaagttcCTGACATTCAGCATGATGTTGTTCTGCAGTGTCTGGATtaccttccttcctgtctaccaAAGCACCAAAGGCAAGGCTACAGTAGCTGTGGAGATTTTCTGTATCTTGGCCTCAAGTGCAGGGCTACTTTTTTGCATCTTTGCCCCAAAGTGCTACATTATTTTGTTCAAACCACAGGAAAATTCTTTTCATAAAATCACCAAAACacattctaaaaatgaaaatatccatTAA